Proteins found in one Bacillus thermozeamaize genomic segment:
- a CDS encoding cation transporter, which translates to MIGGLLVILLLVLFLPFLVKPVEHNLEVFLCIMGVLAALISGVMNTELILHALKDPIMITLAVLVAGVLFKWLQHPLERSVAAISERIPMGVFAAIIVIVLGLISSIITAIIASLVLVAIVSALKLDRKSETLLVVIACFSIGLGAALTPIGEPLSTIAISKLDESFDYLLKLLGAYIIPGVVAFGILAAILLKNPSARNHGLSENKEESYLDIVIRAGKVYLFVAGLTFLGAGFSPLIDRYLIHLNSYVLFWINIISAVLDNATLAAAEISPAMSQDAIQAILLGLVISGGMLIPGNIPNIISANKLGITSKEWARLGVPLGLAAMIIYFVIIVLAHMMAA; encoded by the coding sequence ATCATAGGCGGTTTGCTTGTCATCCTGTTGCTCGTGCTATTTTTGCCGTTTCTCGTCAAGCCTGTGGAACACAACCTGGAAGTGTTCCTTTGTATCATGGGCGTTCTGGCAGCGCTCATCAGTGGCGTGATGAACACGGAACTGATTCTTCACGCGCTGAAGGACCCGATCATGATCACACTGGCCGTCCTGGTCGCCGGGGTGCTTTTCAAATGGCTGCAGCATCCGCTTGAAAGAAGTGTCGCGGCGATCAGCGAACGGATACCTATGGGAGTCTTTGCCGCGATCATCGTAATCGTGCTGGGGCTGATTTCCAGCATCATCACTGCCATCATCGCCTCCCTGGTGCTGGTCGCCATCGTCAGCGCCCTAAAACTGGATCGAAAGTCGGAAACGCTGCTCGTCGTGATCGCCTGTTTCTCCATCGGCCTCGGAGCGGCGCTCACGCCCATCGGCGAGCCTTTATCCACCATCGCCATCAGCAAACTGGATGAAAGCTTTGATTATCTGCTCAAACTGCTGGGCGCCTATATCATCCCGGGAGTGGTGGCCTTTGGCATCCTGGCGGCCATCCTGTTGAAAAATCCGAGCGCCCGCAATCATGGACTGTCGGAAAACAAGGAAGAATCGTATCTGGATATCGTCATCCGGGCAGGAAAGGTGTACCTGTTCGTCGCCGGCCTGACCTTTCTCGGCGCAGGATTCAGCCCCCTCATCGATCGGTATTTGATCCATCTCAACTCGTATGTCCTGTTCTGGATCAACATCATCTCGGCGGTTCTGGATAACGCCACCCTGGCTGCCGCCGAAATCAGTCCGGCCATGAGCCAGGACGCGATCCAAGCGATCCTGCTGGGCCTGGTGATCAGCGGCGGGATGCTGATCCCCGGGAACATTCCGAACATCATCTCCGCCAACAAACTGGGAATCACAAGCAAGGAATGGGCCCGCCTAGGCGTGCCGTTGGGTCTGGCGGCGATGATCATCTATTTTGTCATCATCGTCCTGGCGCACATGATGGCTGCATGA